One segment of Actinomyces sp. 432 DNA contains the following:
- a CDS encoding MalY/PatB family protein, whose product MATPELNAANQVSGTSLDEPAPAFDATRTIAEFDALTPEVMRKRGSLKWTMYPGDVIGAWVAEMDLGTAPSVTAVLHRAVMDGSYGYLPPRVAESVSEQTARFQGEAFGWQVDAQDVSLLPDVLSALGAVIAHHTRPGSAIIVPTPAYMPFLSYPGLYGRECVQVPSLRTGTTDSGAAWALDLDRIEAAMAAGAGLLVLCNPWNPVGRVLSPAELDAVAELSARYRVPVFADEIHNALILDPQAVHTPYASRPGTDPDLTFTATAASKGWNTPGLKCAQLIASAGARQAWDDSPLSKHLANEASLLGAQATVAALADGQEWIDCVRGYIRANAQLAEQALADVEGVEITVPSGTYLAWLDCSGLPLPEDVTPAEVFRREPGVVMNDGAAFGSGYERFCRLNLATGRRIEEQTVQRLADAVARLTA is encoded by the coding sequence ATGGCTACACCCGAACTCAACGCCGCAAACCAAGTATCCGGAACTTCCCTGGACGAGCCGGCGCCCGCCTTCGACGCCACGCGCACTATCGCCGAGTTTGACGCCCTGACCCCCGAAGTCATGCGGAAACGCGGATCGCTGAAGTGGACCATGTATCCCGGGGACGTGATCGGCGCGTGGGTGGCCGAGATGGATCTGGGCACTGCCCCGTCGGTTACTGCGGTTCTTCACCGCGCGGTCATGGACGGCTCCTACGGCTACCTGCCGCCGCGAGTCGCCGAGTCCGTAAGCGAGCAGACCGCCCGCTTCCAGGGTGAGGCCTTCGGCTGGCAGGTGGACGCGCAGGACGTGAGCCTGCTGCCGGACGTGCTGTCCGCCCTGGGCGCCGTGATCGCCCACCACACCCGCCCGGGCAGCGCCATAATCGTGCCGACCCCGGCCTACATGCCGTTCCTGTCCTATCCCGGCCTGTACGGGCGCGAATGCGTGCAGGTACCGTCCCTGCGCACCGGGACCACCGACTCCGGTGCCGCCTGGGCGCTGGACCTGGACCGCATTGAGGCGGCGATGGCCGCCGGCGCCGGCCTGCTGGTGCTGTGCAACCCCTGGAACCCGGTGGGGCGGGTGCTGTCGCCCGCCGAGCTGGACGCCGTCGCCGAGCTGTCCGCCCGCTACCGGGTGCCGGTCTTCGCCGACGAGATCCACAACGCCCTAATCCTGGACCCGCAGGCCGTGCACACCCCCTATGCCTCGCGCCCCGGCACCGACCCCGATCTGACCTTCACCGCCACCGCCGCCTCCAAGGGGTGGAACACTCCCGGCCTGAAGTGCGCGCAGCTGATCGCCTCCGCCGGGGCGCGGCAGGCCTGGGATGACAGCCCCCTGTCCAAGCACCTGGCCAATGAGGCGTCGCTGCTCGGCGCGCAGGCGACCGTGGCCGCGCTTGCGGACGGGCAGGAGTGGATTGACTGCGTGCGCGGATACATACGCGCCAATGCGCAGCTCGCGGAGCAGGCGCTGGCGGACGTGGAGGGCGTGGAGATCACGGTGCCGTCCGGCACATACCTTGCCTGGCTGGACTGCTCCGGGCTGCCCCTGCCCGAGGACGTCACCCCGGCCGAGGTCTTCCGCCGCGAACCCGGGGTCGTCATGAACGACGGCGCCGCATTCGGATCCGGGTACGAGCGTTTCTGCCGACTCAACCTGGCCACGGGCCGGCGGATCGAGGAGCAGACCGTGCAGCGCCTGGCCGACGCCGTCGCCCGGCTCACGGCCTGA
- a CDS encoding fumarylacetoacetate hydrolase family protein: MKIARFSTGDELRYGIVDGLPAGEATPTGESSGRLLVLKGDPLYTAPEATGEVIPLSEARLVSPVIPRSKVVGIGKNYAAHAAEMGGAAPAEPIVFIKPNTSVIGPDAPIVLPAWSNEVHYEAELAVVIKSIVKDATPREAAAAILGYTVANDVSARDCQRADETWTRAKAFDTSCPLGPWIEIPQPGGAGFDPADAVVRARVDGSIVQEGTTADMIRPVPELIAYVSGVFTLLPGDVVLTGTPAGVGEIRAGQRVEVAVEGIGAFGNPVVRR; encoded by the coding sequence ATGAAGATCGCGCGCTTCTCCACGGGAGACGAACTCCGCTACGGCATCGTTGACGGACTACCGGCCGGGGAGGCCACCCCCACCGGCGAGTCCTCCGGCCGCCTCCTCGTACTCAAGGGCGACCCCCTGTACACGGCTCCCGAAGCCACCGGGGAGGTCATCCCCCTCTCGGAGGCACGCCTGGTCTCCCCGGTCATACCGCGCTCCAAGGTGGTGGGGATCGGAAAGAACTACGCCGCCCACGCCGCCGAGATGGGCGGGGCCGCCCCGGCCGAGCCCATTGTGTTCATCAAGCCGAACACCTCGGTGATCGGCCCCGATGCCCCAATCGTCCTGCCCGCATGGTCCAATGAGGTCCACTACGAGGCGGAACTTGCCGTTGTCATCAAGTCGATCGTCAAGGACGCCACGCCGCGTGAAGCAGCTGCCGCGATTCTCGGCTACACAGTTGCCAATGACGTCTCAGCCCGGGACTGCCAGCGCGCGGACGAGACCTGGACGCGTGCCAAGGCCTTTGACACCTCCTGCCCGTTGGGCCCCTGGATCGAGATCCCGCAGCCTGGGGGCGCCGGCTTCGACCCCGCCGACGCCGTAGTGCGTGCGCGCGTTGACGGGAGCATCGTGCAGGAGGGGACCACCGCGGACATGATCCGCCCGGTTCCTGAATTGATTGCCTACGTCTCAGGTGTGTTCACGCTGCTGCCTGGTGACGTCGTGCTAACGGGCACGCCGGCCGGCGTCGGCGAGATCCGCGCCGGCCAGCGCGTCGAGGTAGCAGTGGAGGGCATCGGCGCCTTCGGCAATCCCGTGGTGCGCCGCTGA
- a CDS encoding alanine/glycine:cation symporter family protein encodes MNPMLLPTAGFFDEPAAVLENISDHLYGQLLAWLLLAAGLWFTLRTRGLQVRLFPQMLRAITVSRGDVGEGMSSFQAFTVGLASRVGTGNIVGVAIAITMGGPGAVFWMWVVALVGMATGFVESTLAQLFKVAHPDGTFRGGPAYYIHKGLGSRTVASVFAVVITFVFGFAYEATQANAISNVLKGTFDVEPWQTAIVLVLITTPVVFKGIKRVAAITEWLAPLMALIYVIIAVVILVLNVGAIPAALGSVFKGAFGLDQAFWGIGGGFMAATLNGIKRGLFSNEAGEGSVPNAAATATVHHPVQQGFIQSMGVFVDTIVVCTATALIILLSGVYDPATASMDAAGTLTVNSVSAVLGPWAKYLMAAVVFVFAYSSLLGNYAYAEVNMDFLRGMGRSHYGVRAMIVVAAALGSVASLSFVWNLSDVAMGVMAIINIISVVLLGRWAFGALRDWEQQQREVRAGVRDRIYFVSTGNPYLPAELPDDVWTEAAAVRREAAPVPVTGDDGSGATLG; translated from the coding sequence ATGAACCCCATGCTCCTGCCGACCGCCGGCTTCTTCGACGAGCCCGCCGCCGTACTCGAGAACATCTCCGATCACCTGTACGGGCAACTGCTCGCATGGCTGCTGCTAGCCGCGGGATTGTGGTTCACCCTCCGCACTCGCGGGTTGCAGGTGCGGCTGTTCCCACAGATGCTGCGCGCCATTACCGTCTCCCGGGGCGACGTCGGCGAGGGCATGTCCTCATTCCAGGCCTTCACCGTGGGACTGGCCTCCCGCGTGGGTACCGGAAACATCGTGGGCGTCGCCATTGCCATCACCATGGGCGGGCCGGGCGCCGTGTTCTGGATGTGGGTGGTGGCGCTGGTTGGCATGGCCACCGGCTTCGTAGAGTCCACGCTCGCCCAGCTGTTCAAAGTGGCCCACCCGGACGGCACTTTCCGCGGAGGGCCCGCCTACTACATCCACAAGGGCCTGGGATCCAGGACGGTGGCCAGCGTCTTCGCCGTCGTAATCACCTTCGTGTTCGGCTTTGCCTATGAGGCCACCCAGGCCAATGCCATCTCCAATGTCCTCAAGGGCACATTCGACGTTGAGCCCTGGCAGACGGCCATTGTCCTGGTGCTGATCACCACGCCGGTGGTGTTCAAGGGCATCAAGCGGGTGGCCGCCATCACCGAGTGGCTGGCTCCGCTCATGGCGCTGATCTACGTCATTATCGCCGTGGTCATCCTGGTGCTCAACGTTGGCGCCATCCCCGCGGCCCTGGGCTCGGTGTTCAAGGGTGCATTCGGACTGGACCAGGCCTTCTGGGGAATCGGCGGCGGCTTCATGGCCGCAACCCTGAACGGCATCAAGCGCGGCCTGTTCTCCAACGAGGCCGGCGAGGGGTCCGTCCCGAACGCGGCCGCCACCGCCACGGTGCACCACCCCGTGCAGCAGGGGTTCATCCAGTCAATGGGCGTGTTCGTAGACACCATCGTGGTCTGCACCGCCACCGCCCTGATCATCCTGCTGTCCGGCGTATACGACCCCGCCACTGCGAGTATGGATGCCGCCGGTACCCTGACCGTCAACTCCGTCAGTGCCGTGCTCGGCCCCTGGGCCAAGTACCTGATGGCCGCGGTAGTGTTCGTATTCGCCTACTCCTCGCTCCTGGGCAACTACGCCTACGCGGAGGTCAACATGGACTTCCTGCGCGGCATGGGCCGTAGCCACTACGGCGTGCGGGCCATGATCGTGGTGGCCGCTGCGCTGGGCTCGGTCGCGTCCCTGTCCTTCGTGTGGAACCTCTCCGACGTAGCCATGGGTGTCATGGCGATCATCAACATCATCTCGGTGGTGCTCCTGGGTAGATGGGCCTTCGGCGCCCTGCGTGACTGGGAGCAGCAGCAGCGCGAGGTCCGCGCGGGCGTGCGGGACAGGATCTACTTCGTGTCCACCGGTAACCCGTACCTGCCTGCCGAGCTGCCCGATGACGTGTGGACCGAGGCTGCCGCCGTCCGGCGCGAGGCCGCTCCCGTTCCCGTCACGGGCGACGACGGCTCGGGCGCCACGCTTGGCTGA